The following coding sequences lie in one Phalacrocorax aristotelis chromosome 2, bGulAri2.1, whole genome shotgun sequence genomic window:
- the NPBWR1 gene encoding LOW QUALITY PROTEIN: neuropeptides B/W receptor type 1 (The sequence of the model RefSeq protein was modified relative to this genomic sequence to represent the inferred CDS: deleted 1 base in 1 codon; substituted 2 bases at 2 genomic stop codons), giving the protein MENSTLTETNSSRVGGPMDYTRRGDVGLDMYAPPWSPSFCIMVPVIYSVICIVGLTGNTAVIYIILKVPKIKTVANIFILNLAIADELFTLVLPINIADYLLLQXLFGDFMCKLIVSIDQYNTFSSIYFLTIMSIDCYLVVVATTKSRKMSYHTYQSAKTVRLCVXSFVTVIILPFTVFSKLHKEQRCSQCIFVFPHPESVWWKGSRIYTLILGFAIPVSTICILYTTMLCRMRCVHLHSNSKVLDKAKKIVTLMVVLILAVCVFCWMPCHLSTVVALTTDIPQMPLIIGISYFITSLSYANSCFNPFLYAFLDDSYQRSFWKLIDCRNTS; this is encoded by the exons ATGGAGAACTCCACCCTCACTGAGACCAATTCCTCACGTGTGGGTGGGCCCATGGACTATACCAGAAGAGGGGATGTGGGGCTGGATATGTACGCTCCCCCATGGAGCCCTAGCTTCTGCATCATGGTGCCTGTCATCTACTCAGTCATCTGCATTGTGGGGCTGACAGGCAACACTGCTGTCATCTACATAATCCTCAAAGTCCCAAAGATTAAAACAGTCGCTAACATCTTCATCCTCAACCTGGCCATTGCTGATGAGCTCTTTACTTTAGTGCTACCCATCAACATTGCTGACTATCTCCTCCTGCAGTAGCTCTTTGGAGATTTCATGTGCAAGCTTATCGTCTCCATAGACCAGTATAACACCTTCTCCAGCATTTACTTCCTTACCATCATGAGCATTGACTGCTATCTGGTTGTGGTGGCCACCACCAAGTCCAGGAAGATGTCCTACCACACCTACCAATCAGCCAAGACTGTGAGACTGTGTGTCTAGTCCTTTGTCACAGTCATCATCCTGCCCTTCACTGTCTTTTCTAAGCTACACAAGGAGCAGAGGTGCTCCCAATGCATCTTTGTGTTCCCCCACCCTGAGAGCGTGTGGTGGAAAGGCAGTCGGATCTATACCCTCATTTTAGGCTTTGCCATCCCAGTGTCCACCATCTGCATCCTCTACACCACCATGCTGTGCAGAATGAGATGTGTGCACCTCCATAGCAATTCAAAAGTTCTGGACAAAGCTAAAAAAATTGTTACGCTGATGGTTGTTCTCATCTTGGCTGTGTGC GTGTTCTGCTGGATGCCCTGTCATCTTAGCACAGTGGTTGCCCTCACCACAGACATCCCACAAATGCCACTGATCATTGGGATTTCCTACTTCATCACTAGCTTGAGTTATGCCAACAGCTGCTTTAACCCTTTCCTGTATGCCTTTCTGGATGACAGTTACCAAAGGAGCTTTTGGAAACTGATAGATTGCAGAAACACCTCATAA